A single Nostoc sp. PCC 7107 DNA region contains:
- a CDS encoding alpha/beta hydrolase, with amino-acid sequence MSVSLQFINVPPANSQPPVGLIVALHGWGANAEDVASLLPYFQLPNYQFVFPNAPYPHPYSSVGKAWYELRNENMYQGLAESRQLLTDFLQSLESSTGVPLSRTILCGFSQGGAMTLEVGLKLPLAGLTVMSGYLHPDAVPTGKKEIPPTLVMHGTQDEVVPLSAAIKTREALQFLGFAVDYLEFEAGHEINLQMLEALRNFVLTTIA; translated from the coding sequence CTGTCTGTGTCTTTACAATTTATCAATGTCCCTCCGGCTAATTCTCAACCCCCGGTTGGCTTAATTGTGGCTTTGCATGGTTGGGGTGCTAATGCTGAGGATGTGGCATCTTTATTACCTTATTTTCAGTTACCGAATTACCAGTTTGTTTTTCCCAATGCACCTTATCCCCATCCTTATTCTTCTGTTGGTAAAGCTTGGTATGAGTTGCGAAATGAGAATATGTATCAGGGTTTAGCCGAAAGTCGGCAATTACTCACTGATTTTTTGCAATCTTTAGAAAGCAGCACTGGCGTACCTTTATCGCGGACGATTTTGTGTGGCTTTTCTCAAGGTGGGGCGATGACTTTAGAAGTAGGCTTAAAGTTACCCTTAGCTGGTTTAACGGTGATGAGTGGGTATTTACATCCTGATGCAGTACCAACAGGGAAAAAGGAGATTCCGCCGACTTTAGTTATGCACGGTACTCAGGATGAAGTTGTGCCATTGTCAGCAGCCATAAAAACGCGGGAAGCGTTGCAATTTCTGGGGTTTGCGGTAGATTATTTGGAATTTGAAGCGGGGCATGAAATTAATCTGCAAATGTTAGAAGCGTTACGAAATTTTGTTTTAACGACAATTGCGTAG
- a CDS encoding DUF11 domain-containing protein, whose product MLKSQTSHNLLKRIRSVTLILTTLSYQSLILLTQTPATAQVTPQLCATPGKDGPSSLGGIINTYYPGATNTTVAAGSTSIPVGAINPNGSTTPITAGDLLLIIQMQGADIDSSNTDSYGNGVSGGGNNSNVSLTPATTGASGNLNNTNFTAGNYEYVVATGPVSGGSIPIQGKNAGGLINSYNNTPFGSQGQRTYQVIRVPQYSSATMSSSLTAAPWNGSSGGILIYDVAGNLNLASATVDVSGIGFRGGAGRQLTGTTGLLRTDYVTSSTSDANGSKGEGTAGTPRYILNSATISAIDNGVEGYPGGSYGRGAPGNAGGGSTDGQPINNRHNSGGGGGSNGGTGGLGGRSWTSGVYVGGFGGASFPANINRVVLGGGGGAGTTNQATSATTGVPTNGIASSGANGGGMVLIRTASVSGSGTINANGATAFDVRQDGTGGGGAGGSVVVRSANNNLAGLTVSARGGNGGNVKYSNAAEPFDGAHGPGGGGGGGVVFTSSGAGVNVTGGQSGTAKDPIDPVDPYFGATAGVGGISQSVGTIPGANSGAECVPQLTITKTTSTPGPIIKPGKATYSIAVVNAADRATATNIDITDPLPSGFSFDGSVTPTVTLNGGATRTSITNPTAGATTLNFGSFNIPGGASVQITFTTDVAATVPDGVYNNGATATYLDPTRTTANGTTSVTYDPATVGEEVAVGSAIPTPIVRLRGVKRITNVVRNGLPLSGVNFGSFIDDPNDQNDNAAGWSQLSPIGVINLSSQFTLQSGDEVEYTIYFLADGNQPIQNARFCDPIPTSTTFISNSFASASGILVNLANTTTPRTNTADSDNGSFFSPLAPLSANNVCPNQTNPTGAVVVNFGTLNYTSGSNFGFVRFRVRVD is encoded by the coding sequence ATGCTAAAATCCCAAACATCTCACAATCTCCTAAAACGTATCCGTAGCGTCACCCTCATCCTCACTACCCTCAGCTATCAAAGCCTAATATTACTCACCCAAACACCAGCCACAGCCCAAGTCACACCCCAATTATGTGCCACCCCTGGTAAAGATGGCCCCAGCAGTTTAGGCGGCATCATCAACACCTACTACCCTGGTGCGACAAATACAACCGTTGCCGCAGGTTCAACCTCCATTCCTGTTGGTGCAATTAACCCCAACGGTTCTACGACTCCCATTACGGCGGGTGACTTGTTACTCATCATCCAAATGCAAGGCGCAGATATCGATTCCAGCAACACAGATAGTTACGGTAATGGAGTTTCTGGGGGTGGCAATAATAGCAATGTTTCCCTGACTCCAGCAACCACAGGCGCTAGTGGCAACCTCAACAATACCAACTTCACAGCAGGTAATTATGAATATGTTGTTGCTACCGGCCCAGTATCAGGTGGTTCAATCCCAATTCAGGGAAAAAATGCGGGAGGATTAATTAATTCCTATAATAATACCCCTTTTGGTTCCCAAGGACAAAGAACCTATCAAGTCATCCGCGTACCGCAATATTCCAGTGCCACTATGAGTTCTAGCCTCACTGCGGCACCTTGGAATGGTTCTTCAGGCGGAATTTTAATTTATGATGTTGCAGGCAACTTGAATTTAGCCAGCGCCACTGTAGATGTGAGTGGTATTGGTTTCCGTGGCGGTGCAGGTCGTCAGTTAACTGGCACTACTGGCCTCCTCCGTACAGATTATGTAACTTCATCCACTAGTGATGCCAATGGTTCCAAAGGAGAAGGTACTGCTGGTACACCTCGCTATATACTGAACTCAGCCACTATCTCAGCCATTGACAATGGTGTTGAAGGCTACCCTGGCGGGAGTTACGGCCGTGGCGCACCCGGCAACGCTGGCGGTGGCAGCACTGATGGTCAACCAATCAACAACAGACACAATTCCGGTGGTGGTGGTGGTAGCAACGGCGGCACTGGTGGACTGGGGGGTCGTTCTTGGACATCTGGTGTCTATGTTGGTGGCTTTGGCGGTGCTAGTTTTCCTGCTAACATTAATCGGGTTGTTTTAGGTGGCGGTGGTGGTGCTGGCACCACAAATCAGGCCACTAGTGCAACTACTGGTGTTCCGACGAATGGTATTGCTAGTAGTGGCGCTAATGGTGGCGGTATGGTGTTAATTCGCACAGCAAGTGTCAGTGGTAGCGGGACTATCAATGCGAATGGAGCTACTGCTTTTGATGTCCGTCAAGATGGTACTGGTGGAGGTGGTGCGGGTGGTAGCGTAGTAGTAAGATCTGCAAATAATAACCTTGCTGGTTTAACGGTAAGTGCTAGAGGTGGTAATGGTGGTAACGTTAAATACAGTAATGCTGCTGAACCTTTTGATGGCGCTCATGGCCCAGGTGGCGGTGGTGGTGGTGGTGTTGTCTTTACTAGTTCTGGTGCTGGTGTTAACGTTACAGGTGGGCAAAGTGGCACTGCAAAAGACCCCATTGATCCTGTAGACCCTTATTTTGGTGCTACCGCAGGTGTCGGTGGTATCAGCCAATCTGTAGGTACTATCCCTGGGGCAAATTCTGGTGCAGAATGTGTTCCGCAACTTACTATTACTAAAACTACCAGTACACCAGGGCCAATTATTAAGCCAGGTAAGGCAACTTATAGCATTGCTGTAGTTAATGCAGCTGACCGAGCTACCGCTACTAATATTGATATTACCGATCCTTTGCCCAGCGGTTTTAGTTTTGATGGCTCGGTTACTCCTACTGTGACATTGAATGGTGGTGCAACACGTACCAGTATCACTAACCCAACTGCTGGTGCAACGACGCTAAATTTTGGTAGTTTCAATATTCCCGGTGGCGCAAGCGTGCAAATTACTTTTACTACTGATGTGGCTGCAACTGTGCCTGATGGAGTGTATAACAATGGTGCCACTGCAACTTATCTTGATCCTACCCGAACCACGGCAAATGGCACAACCAGCGTGACTTACGACCCAGCAACAGTAGGGGAGGAAGTGGCAGTGGGTTCTGCTATACCCACTCCAATTGTCAGGTTGCGGGGTGTAAAACGAATTACCAATGTTGTCAGAAATGGCTTGCCTTTGAGTGGTGTCAACTTTGGTAGTTTTATTGATGATCCTAATGACCAAAACGATAACGCCGCAGGTTGGTCTCAACTTTCCCCAATAGGCGTTATTAATCTGAGTTCGCAATTCACCTTACAAAGTGGCGATGAAGTTGAATATACTATTTACTTTCTTGCCGATGGCAACCAGCCAATACAAAACGCTAGATTTTGTGACCCTATTCCTACAAGTACAACATTTATTAGTAACAGCTTTGCTTCTGCTAGTGGAATTTTGGTGAATTTAGCTAACACAACCACACCCAGAACTAATACTGCGGATAGCGATAATGGTAGCTTTTTCTCGCCTTTAGCGCCTTTAAGTGCCAATAATGTATGTCCTAATCAAACTAATCCCACAGGTGCAGTAGTGGTGAATTTCGGCACTCTCAACTATACATCAGGTAGTAATTTCGGTTTTGTACGCTTCCGGGTTCGAGTGGATTAA
- a CDS encoding OmpA family protein: MRPLRFVSILLVYLTTLHQIAIAQPSPTSLQVTVNSNQDGQIQPDDKLTLREAIDLVNGNLSVEKLSNQEKAQVKPSNDNARIEFNLPPNQTTIQLQQELPALATPKLIIDGTSQPSYDASRSATAEIAIPQPIVAITPAANQEILRGFTVVADNVQIRGLSIYGFRSLNQGATLTTPPADIFISHRLPPPNTKQQQPPNSNFPFGDKDIPPKGVVIENNWLGITPDEKMPEKTSAFGVYVFNSTGTKIRRNRISYHEGSAIITSVRAENTFMAENIIVGNGIAGMPDAVRLEGVITNSQLQGNLICGNDGAGIYLFKPTGNVKIHDNRITFNGRRLRRAAVYLMGNENQVTDNEIRNQTGPGVAVTAFGTHGTFGSAIANIIQNNQFSDLEGLSIDLNTQQQLNISDFQRGDGPNPKRNSPNRRLETANGAMNAPEFASSQLLLVNGQALISGQADPGTQVQIYRVQGNDNYGPLSEPLTTLTADEKGNFSGSLAGLRTGERISAIATHPKYGTSEPAYNAIIIDPSAKNPSTSPQPTSSPPKCVSAPQPAPQPEPKPEPLRLNVPRIIHFALDKDFISQESSTVLNQIAQVLQQYPFIVIEIEGHTDIRASDAYNLDLGKRRAMSARNYLLKQGIAAERMTIRTFGEKQRRTSGNTVIDTARDRRVEIIFQDTRGLEIILEEQEKDLQIEAIGGDR, translated from the coding sequence ATGCGCCCTTTGCGGTTCGTTTCTATCTTACTTGTTTACCTAACAACCCTACACCAAATTGCGATCGCTCAACCATCTCCCACATCCCTACAAGTAACAGTCAACAGTAACCAAGACGGACAAATACAACCAGACGACAAACTCACTTTACGCGAAGCCATTGACCTAGTAAACGGTAATCTCTCCGTAGAAAAACTGAGTAACCAAGAAAAAGCGCAAGTAAAACCCAGCAATGACAACGCGCGAATTGAATTTAACTTACCGCCAAATCAAACCACTATCCAACTACAACAAGAATTACCAGCCTTAGCCACACCAAAATTAATCATAGACGGTACTAGCCAACCAAGTTACGATGCTTCCCGTTCCGCAACAGCGGAAATTGCCATTCCTCAACCAATAGTTGCTATCACACCCGCCGCAAACCAAGAGATATTACGTGGTTTTACGGTAGTCGCCGATAATGTGCAGATTCGCGGTTTAAGTATCTACGGTTTTCGTTCCCTGAATCAAGGTGCAACATTAACCACACCGCCAGCCGATATTTTCATTTCTCATCGCTTACCACCTCCCAATACCAAACAGCAACAACCACCCAACAGTAACTTTCCCTTTGGAGACAAAGACATTCCCCCCAAAGGTGTGGTGATTGAAAACAACTGGTTAGGCATTACCCCAGATGAGAAAATGCCAGAGAAAACCTCAGCTTTTGGTGTCTACGTTTTCAACAGCACTGGGACAAAAATCAGACGTAACCGTATTTCTTACCATGAAGGCAGTGCAATTATTACCTCTGTACGTGCCGAAAATACCTTCATGGCAGAAAACATCATTGTTGGTAACGGTATAGCCGGAATGCCTGATGCTGTGAGATTAGAAGGCGTAATTACTAATTCCCAACTGCAAGGAAATTTGATTTGCGGTAACGATGGGGCTGGTATTTATTTATTCAAACCCACAGGTAACGTCAAAATTCACGATAACCGCATCACCTTTAACGGTAGACGTTTGCGCCGAGCCGCAGTTTACTTAATGGGGAACGAAAATCAAGTTACTGATAACGAAATTCGCAACCAAACTGGGCCAGGAGTAGCAGTGACAGCATTTGGTACTCATGGTACTTTTGGTAGTGCGATCGCAAACATCATTCAAAATAATCAATTTAGCGATTTAGAAGGTTTAAGTATTGACCTTAACACCCAACAACAACTAAACATCAGCGACTTTCAACGAGGAGACGGCCCCAACCCCAAACGTAACAGTCCCAACCGCAGACTTGAAACAGCCAATGGCGCGATGAATGCACCAGAATTTGCCAGTTCTCAGTTATTACTAGTTAACGGTCAAGCCTTAATTAGCGGTCAAGCCGACCCTGGTACTCAAGTGCAGATATATCGCGTCCAGGGAAATGATAACTACGGCCCCTTGAGTGAACCACTCACAACGTTAACTGCCGATGAAAAAGGTAACTTTAGCGGTAGTTTAGCAGGTTTGCGAACTGGGGAGAGAATAAGTGCGATCGCTACCCATCCAAAATACGGTACTTCTGAACCAGCTTACAATGCAATCATCATAGACCCCTCAGCAAAAAATCCCTCTACCTCTCCCCAACCAACTTCCTCACCGCCCAAATGTGTCAGCGCACCCCAACCAGCCCCACAACCTGAACCAAAACCAGAACCCCTCCGGCTCAACGTTCCCCGCATCATTCACTTTGCCTTAGATAAAGACTTCATCAGCCAAGAAAGCAGCACAGTTCTCAACCAAATTGCCCAAGTCTTACAACAATATCCCTTCATTGTGATTGAAATTGAAGGCCACACTGATATTCGTGCCAGTGATGCCTATAACTTAGACTTAGGCAAACGCCGCGCCATGTCTGCGAGAAATTACCTACTAAAACAAGGCATTGCTGCCGAAAGAATGACCATTCGCACCTTTGGCGAAAAACAACGACGAACCTCCGGTAACACCGTCATTGATACAGCCAGAGATAGACGAGTAGAAATAATTTTCCAAGATACCAGAGGGCTAGAAATCATCCTTGAAGAACAAGAGAAAGACTTGCAAATAGAAGCAATAGGAGGTGACAGGTAA
- a CDS encoding DUF11 domain-containing protein → MNFIKDWKQNHFLLLVLLPGIFSVGISAVIADETTNTAVLGGDNIQPVTSNTVFFTRGATALEIVKTADRIAVEPGDTVVYRLVIRNTGNSPASNITLTDTLPLGLNFETRSLQVSLTSNNTTTPVTVSSSRDNRTVTINYAGTIPAQGTMNVVYAVTVTPDAVRGTGKNLAVAAAGNIRSNTASHLLKIRPGIISDCATLIGRVFVDKNFDGEQQPGEPGIPNAVIYMDDGNRILTDANGMFSLANVIAGNRTGTLDLTSLPGYSLAPNLYNIEKNSQSRLVRLAPRSMGRMNFAVTPASGEGRK, encoded by the coding sequence ATGAATTTCATTAAAGACTGGAAGCAGAATCATTTTCTTCTGCTGGTGTTGCTTCCTGGAATTTTTTCTGTTGGCATTTCAGCGGTAATTGCTGATGAAACTACTAATACAGCCGTGTTGGGAGGCGACAATATTCAGCCTGTTACTTCTAATACTGTGTTCTTTACTAGAGGTGCAACTGCTTTAGAGATTGTCAAAACTGCCGATCGCATCGCCGTAGAACCAGGTGATACCGTGGTTTATCGGCTGGTTATTCGCAACACTGGTAACTCTCCCGCCAGCAATATCACGCTTACCGATACTCTACCTCTCGGCTTGAATTTCGAGACGCGATCGCTGCAAGTATCTTTAACCAGCAATAACACTACCACACCCGTAACTGTATCGAGTAGCCGAGATAACCGCACAGTAACTATCAACTACGCTGGTACTATCCCTGCACAGGGAACGATGAATGTCGTCTATGCAGTCACAGTCACACCCGATGCTGTTCGCGGAACAGGGAAAAATTTAGCCGTCGCCGCCGCAGGTAATATCCGCAGCAACACAGCCAGCCATTTACTCAAGATTCGTCCCGGTATTATCTCCGATTGTGCAACTTTGATTGGACGAGTCTTTGTTGATAAAAACTTTGATGGCGAACAACAACCAGGGGAACCGGGGATACCCAACGCCGTAATTTATATGGATGACGGAAACCGCATCCTTACCGATGCCAATGGGATGTTTTCTCTAGCTAACGTAATTGCTGGTAATCGGACTGGAACTTTAGATTTAACCAGCCTACCCGGATATAGCCTTGCACCCAACCTCTACAACATCGAGAAAAATAGCCAATCACGCCTCGTCCGACTCGCACCCAGAAGTATGGGACGGATGAATTTTGCAGTTACACCAGCATCAGGGGAAGGACGTAAGTAA
- a CDS encoding pentapeptide repeat-containing protein, producing MDANKLLNLYAAGERDFVGANLHQINLCGADLRGANFVEADLSGADLSQTNLIGCNFSRANLTDADISGSNLSGANLSEVNLIGADLIKANLEKTNLSRADLRGANLSLANLLSANLSEAELSGADLTGANLKKANLIASNINEAEISRADFTKAIVTEYEMTGKVMHLGLSHKWVTWAGCDSTVLSAEC from the coding sequence ATGGATGCTAACAAACTCTTGAATTTATATGCAGCAGGAGAAAGGGACTTCGTAGGTGCAAATCTGCATCAGATCAATCTTTGTGGTGCTGATTTGAGGGGCGCAAACTTTGTTGAAGCTGACTTAAGTGGAGCAGATTTAAGCCAGACTAACTTGATTGGATGTAACTTCAGTCGGGCGAATCTGACTGATGCAGATATCAGTGGTAGCAATCTGAGTGGTGCAAATTTGAGTGAAGTAAACTTAATAGGCGCAGACTTGATTAAGGCTAACCTCGAAAAAACAAATCTCAGTCGTGCAGATTTGCGGGGTGCTAATTTGTCACTGGCAAACCTGCTAAGTGCAAACCTCAGCGAAGCAGAATTGAGTGGTGCAGATTTGACAGGTGCTAATCTCAAGAAAGCAAATTTGATTGCTAGTAATATTAATGAAGCAGAAATTAGCCGTGCTGATTTTACCAAAGCAATTGTTACAGAATATGAGATGACTGGCAAAGTAATGCACCTAGGTTTATCTCATAAATGGGTAACTTGGGCTGGCTGTGATAGCACGGTGCTGAGTGCTGAGTGCTGA
- a CDS encoding DUF1338 domain-containing protein: protein MKPELASDLWEALWQEYQARVNYAQIYQNMIINAGGTLTNDHIAFRSLRLVVDTPQGEINLGINHLAQIALALGYEPAGEYKFAATHLYARHYRHPQQAEFDLPKLFISELIVDELPENIVRLIYQTVSAIPEKSISYLTPVVSNENNLASIIQQLKQTFTRPWQIPRRSVVEEVNKITQYGAWVLLHGYAVNHFTAYINRQNTPAYPDIETTASALANLGVPMKAEIEGNVTCGLRQTATQAVTEMVNVLDDSSHTEIQIPWTYAYYELAQRYLIETQPGKPELFEAFLSKNAQQLFEMTRR, encoded by the coding sequence ATGAAACCCGAACTCGCATCTGATCTCTGGGAAGCACTTTGGCAAGAATATCAAGCCAGAGTCAATTACGCCCAAATCTACCAAAACATGATTATAAACGCGGGGGGAACCCTCACCAACGACCACATCGCCTTTCGGTCTTTGCGATTAGTAGTCGATACTCCCCAAGGTGAAATTAACTTAGGTATCAACCACCTAGCACAAATAGCCTTAGCCTTGGGTTACGAACCTGCGGGAGAGTATAAATTTGCTGCAACTCATCTTTATGCACGTCATTATCGCCATCCCCAACAAGCAGAATTCGATTTACCCAAACTGTTTATTAGTGAATTAATTGTTGATGAATTACCAGAAAATATTGTCCGATTGATTTATCAAACAGTATCTGCAATTCCCGAAAAAAGTATCTCTTATTTGACACCTGTTGTATCAAATGAAAATAATCTTGCCAGCATTATCCAACAATTAAAGCAAACTTTCACTCGACCTTGGCAAATTCCACGACGTTCCGTCGTGGAGGAAGTGAATAAAATAACCCAATATGGCGCTTGGGTGTTACTCCACGGTTACGCCGTCAACCACTTCACAGCCTACATTAACCGCCAAAATACTCCTGCATATCCAGATATAGAAACTACTGCTAGTGCTTTGGCTAACTTGGGTGTACCAATGAAAGCCGAAATTGAAGGAAATGTTACTTGTGGTTTACGCCAAACAGCAACTCAAGCGGTGACGGAAATGGTGAATGTGCTGGATGACAGCAGTCATACAGAAATCCAGATTCCTTGGACTTACGCTTATTATGAACTTGCCCAGCGTTACCTCATAGAAACTCAACCAGGAAAGCCAGAACTGTTTGAGGCTTTTTTAAGTAAAAATGCTCAACAATTGTTTGAAATGACCAGGCGTTAA
- a CDS encoding acetyl ornithine aminotransferase family protein: protein MLSISINQPLPSVPRLVTTLPGTRAKAIVERDRAVTSPSYTRDYPLVVARGQGCMVEDVDGNVFLDMTAGIAVTATGHAHPEVVKAIQEQSACLLHMSGTDFYYEPMVELAEKLAFRAPFPEGAKIFFTNSGAESNEGAIKLARYYTKRSLIVAFLGAFHGRTYGAMSLTGSKTVQRANFGALVPGVTHIPYGTHASLDYLETQLFHTILPPQEVAAIFVEPIQGEGGYIVPEDGFLQRIRDICDRYGILMVVDEVQSGMGRTGRLFATEHWGVMPDIITTAKGIASGLPLGAILARPELMTWPPGSHATTFGGNPVACAAGLATLRLLESGLMTNATQMGELLQAGLTQLHQRFPRMSLPRGKGLMVAVDLVDAAGNYDIKLRDRIIQEAFLRGLLLLGCGKTAIRFCPPLIIDSNQIQTALEILSDILLISE from the coding sequence ATGTTAAGCATATCCATTAATCAACCTTTACCTAGTGTGCCGCGTTTGGTGACGACTTTACCTGGAACTCGCGCTAAAGCAATTGTAGAACGCGATCGCGCTGTAACTTCCCCATCTTATACCCGTGACTATCCTTTAGTTGTAGCTCGCGGTCAAGGCTGTATGGTGGAAGATGTGGACGGCAACGTATTTTTAGATATGACTGCTGGTATCGCCGTCACTGCGACTGGACACGCCCACCCGGAAGTTGTCAAAGCCATTCAAGAACAGTCAGCTTGTTTGCTGCACATGTCAGGGACGGATTTTTATTATGAACCAATGGTGGAACTGGCAGAGAAGTTAGCCTTCCGCGCCCCGTTCCCTGAAGGTGCAAAAATATTTTTTACCAACTCTGGGGCCGAGTCTAACGAAGGAGCAATTAAACTAGCTCGATATTACACCAAGCGATCGCTTATTGTCGCTTTTTTGGGTGCATTCCACGGACGCACCTACGGCGCAATGTCGCTGACAGGTTCCAAAACAGTGCAGCGGGCTAACTTTGGGGCGTTAGTCCCTGGTGTAACGCACATTCCTTACGGTACTCACGCGAGTTTAGATTATTTAGAAACACAATTATTTCATACTATACTACCGCCCCAGGAAGTCGCAGCGATTTTTGTCGAGCCAATTCAAGGGGAAGGCGGTTATATTGTCCCCGAAGATGGATTTTTACAAAGAATTCGAGATATCTGCGATCGCTACGGCATATTAATGGTAGTGGATGAAGTGCAATCAGGGATGGGGCGTACAGGTCGCTTGTTTGCTACTGAACATTGGGGTGTTATGCCTGATATTATTACCACAGCTAAAGGTATCGCCAGTGGTTTACCTCTCGGTGCAATTCTCGCCCGCCCAGAATTAATGACTTGGCCGCCTGGTTCCCACGCCACCACCTTTGGCGGAAATCCTGTGGCTTGTGCGGCAGGTTTGGCAACTTTGCGACTTTTAGAAAGCGGCTTGATGACCAATGCTACCCAAATGGGTGAACTATTACAAGCTGGCTTAACCCAGTTACATCAAAGATTTCCCAGAATGTCTTTACCCAGAGGTAAAGGATTGATGGTAGCGGTAGATTTAGTTGATGCAGCCGGTAATTATGATATTAAACTACGCGATCGCATCATCCAAGAAGCCTTTTTACGTGGTCTGCTATTACTCGGTTGCGGTAAAACCGCCATTCGTTTTTGTCCACCCCTAATTATTGACAGCAACCAAATCCAAACCGCCCTCGAAATTCTCTCCGATATTCTGCTAATTTCTGAGTAA
- a CDS encoding universal stress protein — MFKTVLFPIDQSREAREAADVVANVVQKYGSRLVLLSVVEETSAEAPSPDPMVSPEVVAKLLENAQALFLQEGIQSEVLERQGKPAFTICDVADEIGANLIIMGCRGLGLTDEGATESVTTRVINLSPCPVLIVP; from the coding sequence ATGTTTAAGACAGTGTTATTTCCAATCGATCAAAGTCGGGAAGCACGGGAAGCTGCTGATGTAGTTGCCAATGTCGTGCAGAAGTATGGTAGCCGCTTGGTATTGCTATCTGTGGTTGAGGAAACCTCGGCAGAAGCACCAAGTCCTGATCCGATGGTTTCACCAGAGGTAGTTGCTAAACTACTAGAAAATGCTCAAGCCTTATTCTTACAGGAGGGTATTCAGTCTGAAGTTTTAGAACGGCAAGGTAAACCAGCATTTACCATTTGTGATGTTGCTGATGAAATCGGCGCAAATCTAATTATTATGGGTTGTCGAGGTCTGGGTTTAACAGATGAGGGTGCAACTGAAAGCGTTACCACACGGGTGATTAATCTTTCTCCTTGCCCAGTTTTGATAGTGCCTTAA
- the pgk gene encoding phosphoglycerate kinase has translation MSKKSLASLSAADISGKRALVRVDFNVPVDEQGNITDDTRIRAALPTIQDLTNKGAKVILVSHFGRPKGVDEKLRLTPVAKRLSELLGKEVVKTDDSIGDEVAKAVDALQNGQVLLLENVRFYKEEEKNDPEFAKKLAANADFYVNDAFGTAHRAHASTEGVTQFLSPSVAGYLVEKELQYLQNAIENPQRPLAAIVGGSKVSSKIGVIETLLEKCDKLIIGGGMIFTFYKARGLNVGKSLVEEDKLELAKSLEAKAKEKGVTFLLPTDIVSADKFAPDANATTVSIENIPADGMGLDIGPDSVKVFQEALADCKTVIWNGPMGVFEFDKFAVGTEAIAHTLAEISKTGTTTIIGGGDSVAAVEKVGLADQMSHISTGGGASLELLEGKVLPGIAALDEA, from the coding sequence GTGTCCAAAAAAAGTTTAGCAAGTTTATCGGCGGCTGATATTTCTGGTAAACGTGCCTTAGTGCGAGTTGACTTTAATGTGCCTGTTGATGAGCAAGGTAACATTACCGATGATACTCGTATCCGCGCTGCGCTGCCAACCATCCAAGATTTAACAAACAAGGGTGCTAAGGTAATTCTGGTAAGCCATTTTGGTCGTCCTAAAGGCGTAGACGAGAAACTGCGTTTAACACCAGTGGCCAAGCGTTTGTCTGAGTTGTTGGGTAAAGAAGTTGTCAAGACTGATGACTCTATCGGCGATGAGGTCGCTAAAGCAGTTGACGCTTTGCAAAATGGGCAAGTGCTTTTACTAGAAAATGTCCGCTTTTACAAAGAAGAAGAGAAAAACGATCCAGAATTTGCGAAAAAACTAGCCGCGAATGCTGACTTTTATGTCAATGATGCTTTCGGTACTGCACACCGCGCCCATGCTTCGACAGAAGGGGTAACTCAATTCTTGAGTCCTTCTGTGGCAGGATATTTGGTGGAGAAAGAATTGCAATACCTCCAAAATGCAATTGAAAATCCCCAACGTCCTTTAGCTGCAATTGTTGGTGGTTCTAAAGTATCTAGCAAAATCGGCGTTATCGAAACTCTTCTAGAGAAGTGCGACAAGCTAATCATTGGTGGTGGGATGATTTTCACCTTCTACAAAGCCCGTGGTTTGAATGTTGGTAAGTCTTTGGTGGAAGAAGACAAGCTAGAACTAGCAAAATCTTTAGAAGCAAAAGCAAAAGAAAAAGGTGTTACCTTCTTGCTACCTACAGATATTGTATCGGCTGATAAATTTGCCCCCGATGCCAATGCAACCACTGTCAGCATTGAGAATATCCCTGCTGATGGTATGGGCTTAGATATTGGCCCTGACTCTGTAAAAGTCTTTCAAGAAGCGTTGGCTGATTGCAAGACCGTAATTTGGAACGGGCCTATGGGCGTGTTTGAGTTTGATAAATTTGCTGTCGGTACAGAAGCGATCGCACACACTCTCGCAGAAATTAGCAAAACAGGTACAACCACCATTATCGGTGGTGGTGACTCTGTAGCGGCTGTAGAAAAAGTGGGTTTGGCTGACCAAATGAGCCATATTTCCACAGGTGGCGGTGCCAGCTTAGAATTACTCGAAGGCAAAGTTCTGCCCGGTATTGCGGCTTTAGATGAAGCGTAA